The Bdellovibrio sp. GT3 genome contains the following window.
AAGTTACGGTCGCCAGTAACTGGTTTGTCAGTGTAGTTCAAATAACGGATTTCAGCTCTTGCTGTCAGGCTTTTTGTGATCCAGGCACCAACACCCAAACCCGCCGTGTAAACAGCAGTGGATCCGCTGGACAATGTGATTTGTCCGCCACCACCAAGAAGGTAAAGGTCGAACTGAGTCACGCCCACATCCATAAAGCTGGTTTTACCGTAGATGGGGTACCAGTTCAAAACAGCCATGACTGCGTTTTCTGGATAGTCGATATCAACGGCGTACGCGCGGCCACCAGCCTGGTAATTGGCTTTAGCCTGATCGAAGATGCGCTGACCTTCTGGCGACAAAGAGTTGCCGAAGTCATAGTATCTTGCCCCGATAGACCAGCGTGGAGTGATGTGGAAATCCGCCGCTACTCCCAAAGCCTGAGTTTTAGTGTAAGCATCGCCACCGAAATTCATTCCGTAGTTAACACCAACCTCAAGACGGTTTCTTCTGTCAACAATGCGCTCCTGAACGATGCGAGAGCGGCTTTCAGACTTGATATTTTGCGCCATGTTCATCAATTGCTCGTTGCCGCCCAATGAATCGATGTCGTTTCTGACATCGGAATTGTCGTTTGCACGCGCCTGTTGAGAAACCGGGGCTGCAGATTTTTTAGCAGTCTTTTTGGAAGCTGCTGCGAAGGAGTTTTGCGCGCAAAGTGCAAGAACCAATGTTAGTGAAAGAAGTTTGAAGTTTTTCATAACTATTTCGCCTCCGCAGTTTTAACAGCTGTTTGAGCTGGAGCCGCACATAGACCTTTGTCTTTGGCAGCTTTAACCGTTTTCAAAGAGTAGTCTGTCACATCACTGATACGACCATTCAATGTGCTGGTCGCAGCCATTGGGATGGAACCCTTCAGAGTTTTTGAAGTCGCATCACAAGGAACTTCCCAAGTCAGCGTGCAATCCTGTTTGGAAGCACCCACTGAAGAGGTTACGCATGCAGCTTGTGGATTGCCGGGAAGAGTTGAAGATTTTGTTTCCACGTTAACAGCAGCATTTCTGTTGTTGGAAGAAGCTGAGAACTGAAGAACGATTTTTTCGCCAGGGGAAACTTCCAGGCCTTGTTTGCCCAAACCAGAAACGTCAAAGCGGGGAGCTGTGATAGTTTTTGTGTAAAGGATTTTAGCCTGAACAAGAGTTTCTGGAGCTGAACGGCCGTTAGCGCCGTAAGCTTTTACGCTGAAGCGAATGCGAGTGCCATCGGCTTGCAACATAATAGTGCCGTCTTTGTTAAGCTGTGGTTGAACTGCGATATTTTTAGTATCGAAGATATAGCTTACTTTCCATTTTGAATCGCCAAGGTATTCCGCATCTTTTTTGTTGATGTCTGCGATCACATAGCGAGAGCCATCAAGTTCCTGATAGTCTTTGCCAGTTTGGATAGCTGCGCCATCGTAACTGATAACGACTCGTGGTTTTTGAGTTGATTTACCATCGATACCTGGAACTTTTACGATCACATTGAATGGTGTTAATTGGTCCTCAGACACTTCAGCGCCGATTCCAGTTACTGACAATTCAGTGGGAGCCAACTCAGTTTGAGAAACCAGGATGTTTTGATTCAGCTCTTTGGTCATGCCTTTAAGTGCTGCTGCGTTCTTAGCTTGGCCGCCATTGGTAATAGTCACTGTGAATTTCACAGGGATTTTTACCAAAGTGCCTTCTTGCACCAGGCTTGGTGTCCAAGTCAGGTTATAAATGTCTTTGGCATTTGAAGGGTTTAAAGTAGCGCCTTCAGGAAGGTTTGAAGCGGTCAAAGTAACTGCCGCACCAGGAACCGGCAGGGAAGCGCGGATTTTTACTGTCTTCGCTTTGCCAGCTTCCCACATAAGGTCGTCTTCGATGTTTAACATGATCATTGATTGAGTAACGTCAGTTTCTTTGATGTAGACAGGTACTTTCTCAATGACAACGGTTTCAGTATTGATGGTAGTCGGTTTGTCCGGACCCATCTGAGTGATTACTTTCGCTTGCGCGCGCATTTCCTCTAAGTCCGAAGACGGACTTTTTTGCCAGCCATCACATGCGGTGAGGGCCATAGCTGCCGGAATTACGATCATCAAACTTTTTACCGTCTTCATATAAACCTCTTTAACACCGTAGTTCAAATTAACGAGCGGATACGCGCATCAATTCGAATGGGTAATTAACATCAACGTTTACTTTTCCTACCGGCTTAGGGAACTGCCAGTTTTTCATTTTAGCAATCATGCAATCTTCAACCAGGCGTGAGTTCAAAGATGTCTGAGAAACACGCGCTGTCGAGATACGACCATTTGGCCCGATCACGAAGTCAACTGCAACACGGCCACCGATGGCTGGCTGAGCTTGCAAGCCTTTCTCGTAGCAATAAAGAATTTGACCTTTGTTACGGTTGATCACCGCAATGATCTGATCAAGATCCAAACCACCTTCAACAGTTGCTTCTGCATCAAGTGGCAAGCTGGAAGCAGACGTTCCGCCCACCATATTCATTTTGCCATAACCTGCACGACCGCCGCCGACACCACGTGTGCCGTAGCCACCAGCAGATTGCGCACGACCACCTTCACCCGCAGAACCGGCGATCAAGCCGTTGCCAGGAAGGAAGCCTTTTACACCACCACGACCTGCAGAACCGACACCGCCACCACCATTGCCGATACCCGCAGAGCGGATGGCTTTCATGGAGTTGTTATCAAGACCCTCGTAACCACGAGTGCCTTTTGGAGTTCCGCCCAATGCAGCCAAGGCACCAACGCGTTGTACGTTGCGGGCTTTCGCTGTGTTGGTTGTGTATTTCTTAACTTTCAGAGGTTGTTTTTTAACCACTGGTTTATAGACCTTGTTGGAAGGTTTGATTTTCTTTTCAGAAACCTTCACGTGGGGTGCTTTTTGTTGAACGACTTTCTGAGTTTCTTGTTTAGGCAATACGATCGTCACCAAAGGAGCTTCGTCCTTTTTAGTGAAGTAAGTCGCCATAACCCAAGCGCCCATCATGATAAGACCCACTAAAACCAAGTGACCGACAGTTGTGCGAGTCAGGATGGTCTTAAGTTGTTCTTCGTCGTTTTCTTCCTGCAAAGTATGAACAGGGCTGTTGATGTCTTCAAAAGTTGCCAGTCTTACGCGACCCAATCCTTGCAGAATTTCACCTTGTTCATTCATTTTGCCAAGGTTGATTTTCTTAATAAGGCTGTATTCGATATCGTTGTTTTTAAGAACACTTAAATCAGCAAGTGCTTCCACGCGGCGAG
Protein-coding sequences here:
- a CDS encoding outer membrane beta-barrel domain-containing protein: MKNFKLLSLTLVLALCAQNSFAAASKKTAKKSAAPVSQQARANDNSDVRNDIDSLGGNEQLMNMAQNIKSESRSRIVQERIVDRRNRLEVGVNYGMNFGGDAYTKTQALGVAADFHITPRWSIGARYYDFGNSLSPEGQRIFDQAKANYQAGGRAYAVDIDYPENAVMAVLNWYPIYGKTSFMDVGVTQFDLYLLGGGGQITLSSGSTAVYTAGLGVGAWITKSLTARAEIRYLNYTDKPVTGDRNLNVVTGNLGFGWML
- a CDS encoding putative Ig domain-containing protein, with amino-acid sequence MKTVKSLMIVIPAAMALTACDGWQKSPSSDLEEMRAQAKVITQMGPDKPTTINTETVVIEKVPVYIKETDVTQSMIMLNIEDDLMWEAGKAKTVKIRASLPVPGAAVTLTASNLPEGATLNPSNAKDIYNLTWTPSLVQEGTLVKIPVKFTVTITNGGQAKNAAALKGMTKELNQNILVSQTELAPTELSVTGIGAEVSEDQLTPFNVIVKVPGIDGKSTQKPRVVISYDGAAIQTGKDYQELDGSRYVIADINKKDAEYLGDSKWKVSYIFDTKNIAVQPQLNKDGTIMLQADGTRIRFSVKAYGANGRSAPETLVQAKILYTKTITAPRFDVSGLGKQGLEVSPGEKIVLQFSASSNNRNAAVNVETKSSTLPGNPQAACVTSSVGASKQDCTLTWEVPCDATSKTLKGSIPMAATSTLNGRISDVTDYSLKTVKAAKDKGLCAAPAQTAVKTAEAK
- a CDS encoding AgmX/PglI C-terminal domain-containing protein is translated as MNAAKLIILENIAGQKVRTFAVDSESLNIVYLKDTRRVEALADLSVLKNNDIEYSLIKKINLGKMNEQGEILQGLGRVRLATFEDINSPVHTLQEENDEEQLKTILTRTTVGHLVLVGLIMMGAWVMATYFTKKDEAPLVTIVLPKQETQKVVQQKAPHVKVSEKKIKPSNKVYKPVVKKQPLKVKKYTTNTAKARNVQRVGALAALGGTPKGTRGYEGLDNNSMKAIRSAGIGNGGGGVGSAGRGGVKGFLPGNGLIAGSAGEGGRAQSAGGYGTRGVGGGRAGYGKMNMVGGTSASSLPLDAEATVEGGLDLDQIIAVINRNKGQILYCYEKGLQAQPAIGGRVAVDFVIGPNGRISTARVSQTSLNSRLVEDCMIAKMKNWQFPKPVGKVNVDVNYPFELMRVSAR